Proteins from one Candidatus Woesearchaeota archaeon genomic window:
- a CDS encoding DUF2892 domain-containing protein has translation MEIENKINIIAGSFIFISTLLSIIHNPNWIYVTMFVGLNLFQFGFTNFCPLKIILKKLEKI, from the coding sequence ATGGAAATAGAAAATAAAATTAATATAATTGCAGGAAGTTTTATCTTCATCTCTACGCTTTTAAGCATAATTCATAATCCAAATTGGATATATGTAACAATGTTTGTAGGACTAAATTTATTTCAATTTGGATTTACAAATTTTTGTCCACTTAAAATCATTCTAAA